From the Cydia amplana chromosome 8, ilCydAmpl1.1, whole genome shotgun sequence genome, the window agtgtcattttaaacatcaaacttctatgaatttatgacatgtaacacctgcactgcgtgggctatcaaaatcgcggcagacttttcttggtctaactttattcaagtttttaataatatgtttttaacCTATGTTAGAGGTGCAATAATCCTATAATCATGGTTTTTGTTGCATTTTTTAAGCGAGGATAAGTATGGCAAGGAtttttaaaatgtcatttttcaCTGTCATTGATTATTTATACGAGATTTTAAATCagatttttaatttagttaagattcgtttaagtatattatagtaatacgtttgaaattatttaccatCATGTCTAGCAGCGGGTCTGCTGAGACCGTGGAAGTCTTACAACTACAAGTCAAAGACGAAGAGGAATCAGTAGAACCTTCCATGTCTGAATGGTCTTCTCTCGTCCTCGATGTAGAAGCCCCTAATCAGAAGAAAGTACTATACCAACAGGGTCTCTACGACCCGGGAAGTGGAGAAATATGTGCCGCTTACATCGCCCAGTCTGACAGCGCAGTCTTCAGACACGTTTACTACAATTACCCCTGCATCCTCGACCCTGGGATATCGCACGCGTTATTAGGACCAGCGCCTAGACCCATCTACCCTGACGACGGCCAAGAACTGTACCTAACTTTATGCAAGCAGATGAATCAGACCCCGGTTGGAATTTTCCACAGAGCGCTGCTCGGAGATAAGGCAGACTTGAGCTATTACTGCGTTAATCCTTACGGCATTCGAGCTATGACCAAGAGTCTGATCAATAATAAAACGCTTACCAGCATTAACTTGACGGACAACTTTTTAAACGACGACGCTTGCTTCCATTTAGGTGAGATGCTGATGACTAATACTGTAATAACTGAGTTAAATCTTTCGGGATGTAGGATTGGGCCGAGCGGAGCTCTCAGGATATGTGCAGGACTGCCAAACAACAAGGTTTTAAAGGTGCTCAATCTTAGTGGGAATCAGATGGGTGACGCCGGTACTGATCACTTCGCTCAAGCTATATTCTCTCGATCTGATGTTCAGGAAGTTAATCTCTCCAACAATGGCGTCAGCGGAAAAGGTGTACAAACTCTTGCTGAGGCTATAGTGTGGAACAACAATATAACACACTTAGACCTATCTCGCAACCTTCTGTTTTCCTTTCCTTCCGGACTCTGCAACCTACTCGTTGAGTTAGGCAACAgcgaaatacttaaatatataaactTATCATGGAACAGTTTAAGTGGCACCAAAATATCCGGAGCAATAAAACAGATTTTCAAAGCAAAAAACTTGCAACATTTAGACATCAGCAATAACAAGCTATCGACCACAGAAGTCGCGACGGACCTGACCGTCTTTATGGCGAAACCCAAGAAAATGATCACTTATAACGTTGCATACAACCCCATTAGCTCGGCGGATTCCATactctttataaataaattacaatctaatttagttaaaataCAGGAACTTTATATGGATGGTATTACTGTAAATGAAGACTTTATAAAAGTATTAAATGCTATGAAGCGATTACGAAATAAACAAAACGTGGAAGTAACTTATGGATATGTAGAAGGATTACACAAGGTAACAAGCCCAGACCCGAGAGAGACGACGCTGAACAGAGTAGAGTATATATGCAAGAAgcctaagaaaaataaaatcgaTATAGCGCTAGTGATTTACCAACTAATGAAAGAGGGAAGCAAAATATTAGAAATAAAGGAATTCTCAGATGCGCTTAAATCCGCAGGAGTTTTTTTAGATGACGAGCTTATAGCAGAGTTAGCTTACATTTTCCCTGGGCCTACCTCTAAAAAGGGGGCGAAGAGCGTTGATGTTACGAAGATAGGGGAGTATATGATGAGGAAATGGCCTGAGAGGAAGCTGCCGCCGACGCCGCCGCCTGAACCGGAGCCTGTTGTAGTTCCAGTGAAGGGGAAAAAGGGAGCGAAGGGAGGGAAGGGAGGGAAGGAAGCTAAGGGGAAGGGAAAGTAGTAGACCAAATTGACACCAAAATTAAGTGAATGTGATCCTCTGGATGTCATAACGACGCTAAAATGTCAATTAACtttcttagatttattttatttgtagtttagaaattatctttttagggttccgtacctacctcaaaaggaaaaaaacggaacccttataggatcactcgtgcgtctgtctgtctgtcgaatgggtctacaattttgaaaaaaatacacaaaatagttaacaggaaaacctatgagaaatgtgcagtcaagcgtgagtcagacttaatttacggaaccgttggaacgcgagtcagactctcacttggccggttttttattatttataggtataatttgtaatactatattttataatttttgatttaataaaatgttgcaATGAGTTTCGTGTTAGATTTAGTGATACGTACCGTAAGATATTGATCAGTTTTAGGCataggaaaacatcgtaaggagATCGGAGTAAtcctaataaggtctagtttccctCTGAATTTGAAGTTGTCGCTTTTGTAAATTAATAGCgcctacccatgtaaattttccTTTGATTTCTCTAAAAATAAACCAGGCTTGCTATGACGTGcaagcatgagttgcgttctcgcgcgcaacTCCATAcctacatctagcgcgactccAAGTATGGACTGGCGCGCGAGAGCGCAACTCATGCTCTAGCATACCGCCAGATGGACAAGAATTTGATTCACTTTCGAAttgtgtatgtaaattccaaTGGATGTTTTCATACAAACCCACATTATAAGGCGAAAGGCGATTTCTATTAATTGGATCGAGACATCtaggggcacggccgtgcccccgccaagacgagacaaagggcaaaacgcagtgcatatcttttctcggcacgtttcgtcgtattttcgaaTCCTCGTAGTTTCGGCTTGGATAATGCTAGAGAGCtgaatttttttatatcaaatagTTAGTAGACTAACCAAAAACACCAGTTTTATTAGGCTACCTCTATTATACTTGAAATTTTATAGATACCTTAATTTTTCATCAGGTGCGCCATGGATTGTGGTGCTGTGTTGCAGGCGCATTGCGTAGAGTGGCCGCGAAGCAATCCCCATACGGCCATGTTCTGTTTACAACGGCCGACCTGGGACCTAAGCCTGTTCAGCGCCTTCCAGATGGGCCATGGTTCCTTGTGGCCGGGTGGTAATGGTTCCGACACTGGTACATTATATGTCTGGTGGTGGGCACCGGCTCCGCCGAAGTGAGCATTGAGCATCGGAGTGTTCACCCAGCAGGGGGCTGGTACATCTAGCAAAGC encodes:
- the LOC134650392 gene encoding leucine-rich repeat-containing protein 74A-like, coding for MSSSGSAETVEVLQLQVKDEEESVEPSMSEWSSLVLDVEAPNQKKVLYQQGLYDPGSGEICAAYIAQSDSAVFRHVYYNYPCILDPGISHALLGPAPRPIYPDDGQELYLTLCKQMNQTPVGIFHRALLGDKADLSYYCVNPYGIRAMTKSLINNKTLTSINLTDNFLNDDACFHLGEMLMTNTVITELNLSGCRIGPSGALRICAGLPNNKVLKVLNLSGNQMGDAGTDHFAQAIFSRSDVQEVNLSNNGVSGKGVQTLAEAIVWNNNITHLDLSRNLLFSFPSGLCNLLVELGNSEILKYINLSWNSLSGTKISGAIKQIFKAKNLQHLDISNNKLSTTEVATDLTVFMAKPKKMITYNVAYNPISSADSILFINKLQSNLVKIQELYMDGITVNEDFIKVLNAMKRLRNKQNVEVTYGYVEGLHKVTSPDPRETTLNRVEYICKKPKKNKIDIALVIYQLMKEGSKILEIKEFSDALKSAGVFLDDELIAELAYIFPGPTSKKGAKSVDVTKIGEYMMRKWPERKLPPTPPPEPEPVVVPVKGKKGAKGGKGGKEAKGKGK